One Paroedura picta isolate Pp20150507F chromosome 3, Ppicta_v3.0, whole genome shotgun sequence genomic window carries:
- the PSMD12 gene encoding 26S proteasome non-ATPase regulatory subunit 12, translating to MADDGAERADGRIVKMEMDYSATVDQRLPECEQLAQDGRLQEAIETLLSLEKQTRTASDMVSTSRILVAVVKMCYEAKDWDALNENIILLSKRRSQLKQAVAKMVQQCFTYVEEITDLPIKLRLIDTLRMVTEGKIYVEIERARLTKTLATIKEQNGEVKEAASILQELQVETYGSMEKKERVEFILEQMRLCLAVKDYIRTQIISKKINTKFFQEENTEKPKLKYYNLMIQLDQHEGSYLSICKHYRAIYDTPCIQAEGNKWQQALKSVVLYVILSPYDNEQSDLVHRISSDKKLEDIPKYKDLLKLFTTMELMRWTALVEEYGKELREGSLESPATDVFGYTEEGEKRWKDLKNRVVEHNIRIMAKYYTRITMKRMAQLLDLSVDESEEFLSNLVVNKTIFAKVDRLAGIINFQKPKDPNNLLNDWSHKLNSLMALVNKTTHLIAKEEMIHNLQ from the exons ATGGCGGACGACGGCGCGGAGCGGGCCGATGGCCGCATAGTGAAAATGGAAATGGATTACAGCGCTACCGTGGACCAGCGTCTGCCCGAGTGCGAGCAGTTGGCCCAG GATGGAAGGCTTCAGGAAGCAATTGAGACTTTGCTGTCGCTGGAGAAACAGACTCGAACT GCTTCTGACATGGTGTCTACATCTCGCATTTTAGTTGCTGTAGTAAAAATGTGTTATGAAGCAAAAGACTGGGATGCCCTTAATGAAAATATTATTCTTTTATCAAAGAGAAGAAGTCAGTTGAAGCAG GCTGTTGCTAAAATGGTCCAGCAGTGCTTCACCTACGTTGAAGAGATCACAGATCTACCAATCAAATTGCGATTAATTGACACACTGCGCATGGTTACAGAAGGAAAG atttaTGTTGAAATTGAGAGAGCTCGGCTGACTAAGACTCTTGCAACAATAAAAGAACAGAACGGTGAAGTAAAAGAAGCTGCCTCAATTTTGCAAGAACTTCAG gTGGAAACATATGGATCAATGGAAAAGAAAGAACGTGTAGAATTCATCTTGGAACAGATGAGGCTTTGTCTGGCTGTGAAAGACTACATTAGAACCCAAATTATTAGCAAGAAAATTAACACCAAATTTTTTCAGGAAGAAAACACAGAA AAACCCAAACTGAAATACTACAATTTAATGATTCAGTTGGATCAGCACGAAGGTTCCTATCTTTCCATTTGTAAGCACTACAGAGCTATTTATGACACTCCGTGCATTCAGGCCGAAGGCAACAAATGGCAACAG GCATTGAAGAGTGTGGTTCTTTATGTTATCCTGTCACCTTACGATAATGAACAGTCTGATCTGGTACATAGAATAAGCAGTGATAAAAAACTAGAAGACATCCCCAAGTATAA agatcttttaaaattatttactaCTATGGAATTGATGCGCTGGACTGCCTTAGTTGAGGAATATGGAAAAGAATTAAGGGAAGGGTCTCTAGAAAGCCCTGCAACAGATGTATTTGGTTATACAGAGGAAGGTGAAAAACGATggaaagatttaaaaaacagaGTTGTGGAGCAT aatattAGAATAATGGCAAAATATTATACCAGAATCACTATGAAGCGAATGGCACAGCTCCTGGATTTATCAGTCGAT GAATCTGAGGAGTTTTTATCCAACTTAGTGGTGAATAAGACCATCTTTGCGAAAGTAGATAGGCTGGCAGGAATTATCAACTTCCAGAAACCCAAGGACCCAAATAACCTACTCAATGACTGGTCTCACAAACTCAATTCACTGATGGCTCTAGTTAACAAAACTACACATCTCATTGCCAAAGAGGAGATGATACATAACCTGCAGTAA